A stretch of Lathyrus oleraceus cultivar Zhongwan6 chromosome 6, CAAS_Psat_ZW6_1.0, whole genome shotgun sequence DNA encodes these proteins:
- the LOC127092951 gene encoding piriformospora indica-insensitive protein 2 produces MDDSFVLLLILVFTLSSQNKPPIEPLEQKALYAVLNSLNPTIPWTTHYPDDFCRSAPHAVVCESHRQQNQTRKSHIAELNFGYFSDQTPILHCSPNATLSPSLFTPFPYLRKLSFSNCFNHTDKPVHVLSLPSFPPSLQELLFIDNPSIFSPLESFIHNLTSLKTLVFIGNGFYGELPAKIGAFHNLEQLTLSRNNLFGEVPASIGMLKKLEILDLSHNNFKGRVPEQVGKLISLVKLNLSNNGFCCKIPESFIQLKNLEFLDLSFNHFGNFGVPLFLGEFPKMKEVHLTGNSLSGKIPEIWEKLGGVEKIGFSKMGLVGEIPASMGVYLKNLTYLGLDNNNLKGPVPEEFGFLLKLANEINLENNNLSGRISFTCGRGVGQKKLKLAGNMGLYLEIKDSCSCDNGVSLQLFDPLTSVLLLIIVFVFSYLFLFLKRYTRSLL; encoded by the coding sequence ATGGATGACTCATTCGTATTGTTACTCATCTTAGTCTTTACGTTGAGCTCCCAAAACAAACCTCCCATTGAACCACTTGAACAGAAAGCTCTATATGCTGTTCTCAACTCCCTCAACCCAACCATTCCATGGACCACCCACTACCCCGACGATTTCTGTCGCTCCGCCCCACACGCCGTCGTTTGCGAATCTCATCGTCAACAAAACCAAACAAGAAAATCACACATTGCCGAACTCAACTTCGGTTACTTCTCCGATCAAACCCCTATTCTACATTGTTCGCCAAATGCCACTCTCAGCCCTTCTCTCTTCACCCCCTTCCCATACCTTCGCAAACTATCCTTCTCCAACTGCTTCAACCACACAGACAAACCCGTTCACGTTCTTTCACTTCCCTCTTTTCCTCCATCTCTCCAAGAGCTCCTCTTTATCGACAACCCATCTATCTTTTCACCTCTTGAATCATTTATCCACAACCTCACCTCTTTGAAAACACTCGTCTTCATCGGAAACGGATTCTACGGCGAGCTTCCCGCCAAGATTGGTGCTTTTCATAATCTGGAACAACTTACTCTTTCAAGAAACAATCTCTTCGGTGAGGTCCCGGCGAGTATTGGTATGCTGAAGAAACTGGAGATTCTTGATCTCAGTCATAACAACTTCAAAGGGCGTGTCCCTGAACAGGTTGGAAAACTCATTTCTCTTGTGAAACTTAACTTGAGCAACAATGGGTTCTGTTGTAAAATACCAGAGAGTTTTATTCAGTTGAAAAACTTGGAGTTTTTGGATTTAAGCTTCAACCATTTTGGTAACTTTGGTGTCCCTTTGTTCTTAGGAGAATTTCCCAAAATGAAGGAAGTTCATTTAACCGGGAATTCACTCTCTGGCAAGATTCCGGAAATATGGGAAAAACTTGGTGGTGTTGAAAAAATAGGATTTTCTAAAATGGGTTTGGTTGGTGAAATCCCAGCTTCAATGGGGGTTTATTTGAAAAATCTGACTTATCTTGGGCTTGATAACAACAATCTTAAAGGTCCTGTTCCTGAGGAATTTGGGTTTCTTTTGAAGCTTGCTAATGAAATCAACTTGGAGAACAACAATTTGAGTGGTAGAATCAGTTTCACCTGTGGAAGAGGAGTTGGACAGAAGAAGTTGAAGTTGGCAGGAAATATGGGGCTATATTTGGAAATCAAGGATAGTTGTTCTTGTGATAATGGAGTTTCTTTGCAGCTTTTTGATCCTCTTACGTCGGTTTTGCTCTTGATCATAGTGTTTGTgttttcttatttgtttttgtttttaaaaaGGTACACTCGATCACTGTTATAA
- the LOC127092765 gene encoding CRIB domain-containing protein RIC6 produces the protein MSNKKVKGLLKGLRYISQIFENEKEQEIQIGCPTDVKHVAHIGWDGPSVNSPSWMNEFKTTQGFASAPMALTGDAQNKAQDDPLKWISEDSKKKGSRSVNSQTQGRDLPELPKASRKQTNGSTIDSPTREKPRHRKTSSNKPSNLRESSDGLKHAQQQQLMSDDSQIQQLDGSPAYNLQENPKKTRRKKSKDKENLSDRSSKIRVKAQQSSDSSLDYGSPSSKPRNIPSCFEENENYERGMTRVS, from the exons ATGTCTAACAAGAAGGTGAAGGGCCTTCTTAAAGGCCTTAGATACATATCTCAAATATTTG AAAATGAAAAAGAACAAGAAATACAAATTGGATGTCCAACAGATGTAAAGCATGTGGCCCATATAGGATGGGATGGGCCCTCTGTAAATTCTCCCAGCTGG ATGAATGAATTTAAAACCACTCAAGGATTTGCATCAGCACCAATGGCTCTCACGGGAGATGCACAAAACAAAGCACAAGATGATCCACTCAAATGGATCTCGGAAG ATTCAAAGAAAAAAGGTTCAAGAAGTGTGAATTCTCAAACTCAAGGAAGAGATTTGCCTGAATTGCCAAAAGCATCAAGAAAACAAACAAATGGTAGCACAATAGATTCTCCAACAAGAGAAAAACCAAGACATAGAAAAACATCATCCAACAAACCCTCAAATCTCAGAGAATCTTCGGATGGACTCAAACATGcccaacaacaacaactcatGTCTGATGATTCACAGATCCAACAATTAGATGGATCTCCGGCCTATAATCTTCAAGAAAATCCAAAAAAGACTCGTCGAAAGAAGTCCAAAGATAAAGAAAATTTGAGTGATAGATCATCCAAAATAAGAGTGAAAGCCCAACAATCATCAGATTCAAGTTTGGATTATGGATCTCCATCTTCAAAGCCTAGGAACATACCAAGTTGCTTTGAAGAAAATGAGAATTATGAAAGAGGAATGACTAGGGTATCTTGA